AATTCGAAACTAATTTATACCAGCAATACCATAGAAGCTTATCATAGGCAACTTAGGAAGGTTACTAAAACTAAAACACCGTATCCAAATGATGAAGAATTAGAAAAAATAATATACTTATCCACTATGGATATTTCTAAAAAGTGGGCCAACCACTTAGATTTTGGAGACAGTGTATTTCACAATTGGCAATATATTTTGATGACAGACTTGACTCAGAATTAGCGATATAAGAATCTGGGCTGTCGCCCAGAAGTTTATCGCTTTATGTTCTCCCGAAGATAAAAAAGATAAAGAGGCAAAACCTCTTTATCTTCGGCAAAAGCTTACTAGGCGTTCAGATAGCTTTTCTACCGTTATTGTGGCAGTATTTATCTTTAGTTCACTATACACAAAAGAGAAATCTATCATATCGTTAATTTTACGAAATACATTATCCTTTGGAACGACTAAATTATATATATCCATGTATGAACTTAAATTCATTGACTGTTGATTTTGAATCATGACATTCACCTACTTCTAATTGATACTATAATTATACAGCAAAAAAGGTATAATTTCCTTGAGTTTTAAGAAATTATACCTTTTTTTGCTTTTGTGAACTTTTTCAGGGCCTCCCAAGTACATAGTCTAATTTTAACTATTTAGACTGTTACTTGGGAAGTATTATATAATAATGGAAACCTTTTCTACGTTATTTATTGCGACACCTTTTACAAACCTTTGCATCAACTTTACTTGTATTATTATCATAAAGTAACTTTATCCCTTCTGTTTCACAAATAGGGCAGGTTCCTCTTCCTCTATTAGGCATTTCTAAAGTTCCCTTACCTCGATTCGCTTTACCCATTTTCATCACTCCTACTTCAATTTTAAAATATAGACACCATCTTTGACATATAATATCTCCACTTTTTTACTAATTATGCCATCTAAAATTGGACACCCATGCTTAATATTATAAACATCAAAAAAGGACTGACTCAGCCGCTATATAGCGCTTGAGCTAGCCCATTTTTAATAACATTGCTTCTTTAAATTTAACTAGACATCTATCCCCATCTTTTTCATCAAATACTTTGCATTAAATGTTTTTGCTACCCCTTCTCTTAGCTTATAGTCAAACTTTATATCATCATTTATATAATGCTCTGTAAAGTGGTAGTTTTTTAATTTAATTTCATTTTCTAGATCCGCTAATTCCAAATCATGGGTAGAAACTAAACCCATAGCTTTATAATTGTACAATTCTTTTATTAAAGCCTTAGCTCCAGCATGACGATCCTTAGAATTAGTTCCTTTAAATATCTCATCCAGCAAAAACAGAACTCTTTTACCTTCTTTAGCATGCTGTAAAATATTCCGCACCCTTTTAAGCTCTGCATAAAAAGAAGATACGTTGCTATTTATATCATCTTGAACTCTCATAGAAGTGCATATTTCCATGGGAGATATTGTGAATTCATTGGCACAAACTTTAGCTCCACAAAAAGCTAGCAATGAGTTAATACCCACTGTTCTTAGATAGGTACTTTTCCCTGACATATTAGAGCCTGTAATCATTAATATAGGCGAATTATCTGATATAGCTATATCATTTGTTACTCTTTCTTTTTTCCTAATCAAGGGATGCCCAACATTTTCCCCCATTATTTGAGCTCTATTGGTAATTGTAGGAACTGTCCAATCGCTGTTTTCAAAGTTTAACACCGCAAAAGAGCTTAATTCATCAAAGCTAGCCAAAACTTCAATATACACATCTACCTTTGCTCCATGCTCCCTTTTCCATCTATTAAGACCTAACAAGCAATGAGTATCCCATAAAGTTAATATGTTAAATAAAAAATACCACTGTTGAAACCTTATAGACAGCAATGACATCACTTTATCCAACGCCTTTAATTTCTCACTGGCATTTCCCTGCCTAGATAATCTTTTTTGAAGTTTTATCAGCAAAGGCGATTTAAAATTATGATTCTCTATCAACTCTATTAAATGGGCATTTGCAGTAATTTGGTCTTTATATTTCCCTAGTTGCTGTAGTTTTTCTCCTACTTTGGCAAAAATACTTATTGCAATTAAAGTTTGTATAATAGCTACCATAGCAAAAGGAGCTAACATTCCACTAGTATATGAAAAATAGGCAGCCGCTAAAGTTAGAATAGGGAAAAATCTTAGTACAGAATAAAAAAAACTGCTTTCTACCTTTTCTTTAGTCCAGTTAATTAGTTCTGTAGGATCAATTAAGCTATCCTTAAAGATTAAACCGTAGCCCTGAAGGTTTTGCCTAAAATCTACAGCTTCTGCCAATTCCTGTATTGCGTCTTGTCTATAATTGATGAGTTCAATATCCTGAGGAGGTTTTTTTAATATATTAGTAAACTTTTGTCTTCCCAAAAAAGTAGTGGTTGAGTTAATCCATTGATAAAGAGAGTTTTTGCCAAAAACATCTAAGTCATATGTAAAAAAATGATGTTCATCTATATACTCATCCCCTTGATCACTAAACTCTCTCCACTTACCTTCAAGCCTTTCAATCCCCTGCTTGTTTAGCTGAGCTAGCATACTTAAGTACTTTTCTTTTTCCTTCACCTTGCCATGAACCACTATAAAAACAATAAAGAGTATAACAAAAAAAACACCTATATAGTTTTCATATCCATAAAGACCTGGAATAAAAAGAGGTGAAATAAATCCAAATAAAGCTAGTAAAGCTGTTAACAATCTTAGATTGCTATAAAGTGAACTTTTCTTTTGCTGACTTTTATACTGTTTATGGTAATTCTTATGCCGATTATTATATACCTTTTTTGCATTATCCAAAGTTTCCATCACTCCTTACCTTAAAAACACATAAACGATTTTATAAAGATATAATTTCCCCATACTTATTATACACGCTATTAAAGGTAATTGGCAAATTTTATTTAATTAAAGTTTTGATAAACAAAATGGCACCCTCACTGGGAGAATGCCATTTTTGCTATTTTTCGTTGCTATCAACCCATTCTTTAGCATTTTTAACTTCCAGCTCAGTAGGAAGGTGTACCTTTGAATGAGTTTTAATCTTTCCCCTGTTATTTAACGGAGCGGATTGCTGATTCTCTACGGGTCTGCGCAACCTATTACCCTTGTTTTGTCTCATATTGCTACCTCCTTAAATAACTCAGGATATTATTATCTTTTGTAAATTGAAAGGTTTGTATTCCTATAAATACTTTTTAATACGTTATTAAGCCTTCCAACTGATTTACATCATAATCTGGCAATATTTCTGCTAAGTCTGCTTTACAGGTAATTTTTTCACTAATAAATATTTTTGTTGCTCTGTTTTTGCCGATACCTGGCAGTGATTGTAATTGCTCCACCGAAGCCTCGTTTATGTTAAGACCAGCGATAACACCGGTTAGCGATCTTGGGCCATAGTTTACAACCTTTACATCTACTTTTTCCCCCACTCCAAACTTTCCAAAAACACCTATTAAAATAGGATAACTTCCCAACTGTCTTCCAAAGGCTAAACTGCCCTGAACCTTTTCTATAATAATCTCTTGAAGCAGCGTTCCTACCGGGAAAACCCTTTGTAGCATTGGCTTGTTAATTTCTTCGTTTATTTTTTCTTTATATTCCTTAAACTTATATTGGTTTATCCTACTATTGTTGTACGAGTTTAAATTATTTACCTGCCGAACATTAATTCTTCTCAACATTAAATTTTCATCATATATTTTCTGTAAAAATTCATAGTTTTTCTTCAAAGTTTTGGGAGACTCCCCTAAAAGTCCATGTAAAAAATTAACACCTGGAAGTAATTTAGGTATTCCCCCCTCTCTAAATGAGCATATTTCATTCATTATTTTAATAGCTTCAAAAGTTTTGCTTACATTAGTACCAATATTGTTAGCTTCAAGAACTTTTTCATCTGCTGACTCCAACCCAAAAGCTGCTGTATCTCCTGCTGTATTAAATTGTGCTATGACCTTTAATGCTTGCTTTGACTGTTGAGGAAAGTCTGCTACTGTAGCAGGATTTATATTGTCCATATGTAACACTTTTAAGTTTGGCGCCACTTGCCGTATGCCACTATAAAGTTTTCTTATAGTATCAGGATTAGGGATTAGCTTATCTTGATGTTTTGTAGCTCCAAACAGTAGTAAATCAGTTTGTGCCCCCAATCTAAAATACCTATTCCCCTTTTTATACATTTCCTTTATCTCATCGATTATTCCCTCAACACTTCGTTGATATGTTATTTTTTTAAATCTTTCACTACAAAAAGAACAATGAGTTTGGCGAGGACAACCTCTAAACGTTTCTATTTCACAAATAACTTCTGGATAATTAGGATGTAAGGTTGTTGCATCGACACCAACTTTAGCCAAGCTATCTACTATCTCTTGAGGAGTACAAATTTCTGTAAAATCCTCACCAGTTATTAATTTATATTCTAAAGTTCCCGGTATTTCCCAGGCAACGTAATCTACATTTTCAAATTTAATATCAACATTAACTATTGGACCACTTAAAACACTCTTTTGTTTAGGCAACTGGGCATAGTATTCAATCTCTTTTAAAGTTATGGGTTTTCCTCCTAAATACTTTCCCGGTACAGTGGCACCAGATATTACTGTTAACATATCCACCTGTTGCAACTTTTTTTCCAAATTTTTGTTTTGTCTCAACTGATCAACAGTTAAATAACATATATCCTCTTTTTTTATTCCAGCTTTAACATAACCTCCAAATGTATAACGAACATGAGGGGATATATATGGGGGTACTCCTAAACAAGATGGTTCATCCAAATATCCATCCAAAATTGCAACTTTCTTCACTATAGTCATCCCTTTCTAACCTTCTTTGGTTCCTGTATAAATAAAAGCCTTGTTGTTCATCTTTATATAACTATCTTCATCACTTCCGATAATATTACCACATTTACATTTATAATTCCCATTATCTCTATAAATTCCAAATTGTTTTTTTATCCTACTTTTATGACATTTGATAACCTTTCCCTTTCCAACTTTATAATATTTGTATAATTTGCTTTTGCATCGTGAACATTTTATAGTCAACATGTCAACACCCCACGTTTTTGCTACATAATATTCTGTTCTACAAAGTTTGTTAATATCCTTTTATATAAGGTACACAATAATAAGATAGAAAAAGCTTAGGTTATATGGTACAATTAACTTTGGTATCATTCTTATTAATTATACTTATTCCTCAACAATTGTACACTAGGGGGTAATACCATTGGTCAAAAAAGAAAATTCAGTTAGAAAAGTAATATGTGCTGCATCGGAAGCCTTAACTATGATAGAAGAGGGTGTAAGCACTGAAGAAGCCGTGGAAAAAGTAAGTAAGGAATATCAAGTTAACCCCAAAGAAGTTATAGAATTTATCCAAACTGATTAAAACCATAAAAATGCAGACCACAAAAGGTCTGCTTTTTTATGGTTTTAACTATTTAATTGATAAAATTACTCCTTAACACCTGAATAGATTTAGGTCAAAACATTATTTACCACGAAAACGTCGATATTTTACTCATTCTGCTGGGACTGAGATCTGGACATTTGAAACTTGATTTGATGCTGGGTCTGTGAACCTCTATGGCATAAAAGTAAAGTTTGGCTTAGTGTAATTTCTATAATTATCATACTACGTACAGAGATTTTAGAGGATATAATTAACATAATAATTATCCATATTTTTTACTGACCAAGCATGTAGCTTATTTGGAAAAAAGGATTTCGTCCCAGCATGTAGCTAATTTATACGTTTTCGTGGCCAATTAAGGCTTTTGAATTAGTATATGTAGATATCTTGAGTGGAAGGTCAAAACATTTATTAGCCACGAAAACGTCGATACTATGCTCATTCTGCTGGGACTGAGATCTAGACATTTGAAACTTGATTTGATGCTGGGTCTGTGAACCTCTATGGCATAAAAGTAAAGTTTGGCTTGGTGTAATTTCTATAATTATCATACTACGTACAGAGATTTTAGAGGATATAATTAACATAATAATTATCCATATTTTTTACTGACCAAGCATGTAGCTAGTTTGGAAAAAAGAATTCCGTCCCAGCATGTAGCTTATTTATACGTTTTCGTGGCCAATTAAGGCTTTTGAATTAGTAGTGTAGATATCTTGAGTGGAAGGTCAAAACATTTATTAGCCACGAAAACGTCGATATTTTGCTCATTCTGCTGGGACTGAGATCTAGACATTTGAAACTTGATTTGATGCTGGGTCTATTGGTTCTCAAGGTAAAGGTTTAAAATCTATCATTCCAATTGTAGAGTTAATTAAGTAACCCATTATCTAAATAATTATCTGTTCTATTACTGACCAAGCATGTAGCTAGTTTGAAAAAAGAATTTCGTCCCAGCATGTAGCTAATTTATACGTTTTCGTGGCCAATTAAAGGTTTTTAATACTGAACAATAGGTAAAGTGGTATGATTAGACGGGAAAATTAATTTTTTTCCCGTCTAATCTATTCAATATTAACCTAACTGCTGATATTTGCTTTCTCTGCTTTTTTCTTTGCTTTTTTCTTGGCAAAAAAGTTTGTGAAATCATCTAGAATACTATACATCACCGGAACTAATACCAAAGTTAGTACCGTAGATACTGCAAGTCCTCCAATAACTACAGTTGCTAAAGGAGCTCTAACCTCTGCTCCTTCACCAACGGCTATTGCCATTGGAAGCATTCCTAAAATTGTAGTTAAACTTGTCATTAATATAGGACGCAATCTTGATTTTCCAGCTTCTAATAGCGCTTCTCTTCGCTGCATCTTTTTCCCATGATACAACTGGTTAGCATAATCAACCATAACGATTCCGTTATTAACCACTATACCTGCCAGCATTATTATACCAATAAAAGCGATGATACTTAAACTTCGATTAGTTATAAGCAGCGCTCCTATAATTCCTACAAAGGTTTGAGGTAAAGTAAACATTATTATAAACGGATAGATTAAAGACTCAAACTGTGCTGCCATAGTCATAAATACCAAAACTATCCCCAAAATCAGCGCAAGTTTTAGACCGTCAAATGCATCAACCATTTCTTCGTATGCTCCACCATACTCTACAAAATAACCATCTGGTATATCCAGTTTATCTACCTCTTTTTGAATATCCTCCATTGCTTCTGATAACTCACGGTCAAGAAGCTGAGCCGTAACGGCTCCCGATCGCATTTCGTTCTCCCTTTGTATATGTCTAGGGGCAGTTGTAACTTCAAAAGTTGCCAATTCCCTCAAGGGAACTGAATAACCTAAAGGACTTGGTATATATAAGTTTTTAAGATTGGGAATATCTATATCATGATGATACTCCATCACCATATCCACTTGATATTCTTGACCGTCTTCTCTAAAAATTGTTATAGTCTCATCGGTCATGGCCAGGTTAATAAACTCTCCCACTTGATAACTTGTAAGTCCATGACTTTGTGCTCGCTTATGATCAATATCTATGCTAACTTGTGGAAGCTCTTCATCAAAGGATGTTTCTATTTCTCTAATACCTTCTACTTCCTCTATAGAATTAGCTATTAAACTTGTTTGTTCTTCTAGTACCTCTAATTCATCCCCTCTCACGATAATTTCAACATCATCGCCTACTCCACCAGATATATCCATTACCGATACACGCATATCTACTCCAGCGGTTTCAGGGATATCTCGCCTAATTTTTTCCGCCACTTCAAAAACAGAGTTATCCCTTTCGTCCAAGTCTACCAAGCTAACATCGATTCTTCCTCCGCTACTTCCCAATAGCTCCGTAGCACTACCAGCTCCTACCTGGGTAAAAATAAACTCAATATCTTCAAATTCTTCTAAATAACTTTCTACCCGCAAAATTTCTGCTTCCATCTCTTCAAAGGTTGTACCCGCAGGGAAATCAAAAGTTATATTTAACACTCCCGCATCCATTGCTGGCAAAAACTCAAACCCAACAAAAGAATATAAAAATACACTAAATACCATAAATAACACAAACAATGATACTACTATTTTCCTATTATCTAACGAAAGTTGTAATAGATTCTTATATTTATTACGTAACTTATCCATACCCTGATCTACTTTTTGAGAAAACTTATTCTTTTTACTAAAGTCAGTTCCTTCCGGCATAACTTTTACAGTAAGAACAGGCATAACGGATATGGCAACAATTAGCGACACAAATAGCGAAAAAGTTACAGTCCATGCTAATGGCGTAAATATAATACCTGCTACTCCTTCTACAAATATAACAGGTAAAAATGCAACTACACTGGTTATTGTTGAAGCCGTTATCGCTCCCGCTACTTCTTTACTACCTCTTTCTGCAGCTAAAGCCGGCTCCATGCCTTGCTCTCGTTTGCTAAAAATATTTTCCAGTATTACCACTGCATTATCGACCATCATTCCAACACCTAATGCTAATCCGCCTAATGTTATAAAGTTTAGTGAATCTCCTCGCATATAAATAAGAGCAAAGGTTCCTACTACAGATATTGGAATAGCCACACCAACTATAGTGGTAGCTCTAAAGTTACCTAAGAAAATCCATAAAACTATCATCGCCAACACTGCACCTACTAAGGCAACTTCAATCAAGCTATTAATGGCTTCTTGAATAAACTCACTTTGATCAATAACCACTTCAAACTCTACATTGCCGGGAAGCTCACTTTGTAACTTATCCAACTCTTTATGGATTGAGTTAGCTACTTCTACAGTATTGGCATCACTTTGTTTTCTAATAGATAAAGAAATAGTTTCTTCACCATTAATAGTGGTTACAGGCTCTTGAATTACATTTTCATCTACTACATAGCCAATATCTCCCAAAGATATAGGGCTACCTGACTCATCAGAACCTACAAAAACTGACTCTATTTCATTAACATCTTCAAACTGCCCTGACACCTGCAAGGCATACTCTCTTTCTCCATCTTCCACTGTACCACCGGAGACATCTATATTAGAAGCCTGAACTGCTAAAGCTACATCTTCAACAGACAGCCCATGCTCCTGTAGTTTATAGGGGTCTATGTTAACACTTATCTCTCTTTGTTCACCACCAGCAACATCAACAACTGCCACTCCATCTATACGTTCTAGCTGAGTTTTTACCATACCGTCTGCCGTCTCCGTCAACTGTTGGTAATCTAAATCACCAACCATTCCCACCTGCACGATGGGCATCATATCAGGGTCTAGCTGCATAACCATCGGAGAACCAATATCTCCAGGAAGGTGTCCCCTTACAATATCTACTATTTCACGGGCTTCTAGTGAAGCATATTTCATATCTGTTCCCCAGTTAAAACTCAGTAGCATTATACTTCTACCCTGTTGTGAGTAAGAAGTAATTTCATCTAAACCATCTAAAGTTGACAATGATTCTTCCATTGGTCGGGTTAACATCGTTTCAACTTCTTCAGGGCCGGCTCCTTCGTAATCCATCATAATCAGCAATACAGGAAGTTCCATCTCTGGATATAGATCCACAGGTATCATAGTAAAAGAAATCATACCTAGTAAAATTATTATAGATACAACCATTAGCATTGCTACAGGTCTTTTTATTCCTATGGAAGATAAGTTCATTTTTATTTATCCTCCCTAACTACTTCGACTTCTACACCATCATCAACCTGAGATAGTCCTGCTACAACTACATTATCTCCTTCTTCTAATCCTTCTACATGCACAAGACCATTTTGTGATATCCCCGATGTAACTGGCTTAAGTTTAGCAATATTTTCCTCATCAATTACATAAACATATTCTTCTTCATCTTCTTCTATAATTGCATGCCTAGGCACAGCCAACACATCTAATTTGCTGACAATAGGCAGCTCTAACTGCGCATTCATACCTACCCTCAAATTATCTACTTCATCATCTAATACTAAGTTTACAGGGTAAAACCTCCCCCCTTCTTCCGGTACAATTCCAACCTCTGTAATTGTAGCAGTGACTTTTTCATTTGAAATGGCAGGTATAACAACATCGGCACTTTCTCCTTCAGATAAGTTGACAATATATTGTTCTGAAACAGAGGTGCTTATATGAACTCTCCCTTCACTTACAATTACAATAGCAGGATTAACTGGATTGGCAGTATCACCTTCGCTAATACGTATCTTAAGAACCTCTCCGCTAGCAGGTGATTGTACATAAGTTTTTTCATACTCATCTTCTGCTCGCTCTAAAAGTCTTTCTGCCCACTTTACTTGCTCTTCATAAAATGCCTCTTGAACATTACCGCTATCATCTTCTTTTACAGAATCTACTACTTCTTCTGCTCTTTCAGTACGACGCTGGGCTATTTCATATCTATCCTCATATCTCTCAAGCTGTAACTTGGTTATTTCACCTTCTTCATAATCCTTCCTAGCTTCTTCTAATTCTTCTTTTTTCTCTTGTTCATATTCTTGAGCTTCTTCCAGGTTATCTTGAGCAGTTTTAAGTGACCAGCTCTCTTCCTGTTGGGCTTCATGTAAGTTATTACGGGCATCATTCAAGTCCCTTTGTGCCTCATTAACTCTATCTTTTTGAGTAGAGTTATCCAATTGGAATAAAAGATCTCCCTGACTAACAATATCCCCTTCAGAAACTAAAACTTTTTCCACTGTACCAATAGTGTCAGGCGTAACCCTCCAGTCGTTCTCTGGCACAAAAAATCCAATAGTATTTAAAACCTCCTGTATATCAGTAGGCTTTAATTCTTTAGTTTCTACTAATGGTAGCCTTGCCTCTTCTTGCTTAATAACCGTTTCTTCCTCAGCGTTTACCAGTGATATAACTACTCCCAACGACACCAAAGCTATACCTGCTACTGCTAAAAAAAATTTCTTTGATTTTGGTATTTTCATGTTAAAAACCCCCATAATTATGCTAATCTCTCCTCTAAATTTTGCTGTGATAAAAAATATGAAAAACACTATAAAGTGTTTTTCATATTTTATTTTTATTTACTTTACTTTTGCCTTTGCAACGTTCCATTTTTCAATAAATATGCTACATCAGCTTCTTTTGCCACTTTATCATCATGGGTTACTACAATTACACATTTACCTTTTTCTTTAGCCAGCCTTTTAAAAATCTGCAGCACCTCTTTTGCAATTTTGTTATCTAAGTTGCCTGTGGGTTCATCTGCTAAAATTAAATCCTTTTCACCAACTAGCGCCCTAGCTATAGCAACCCTTTGCTGCTGCCCCCCAGACAGTTTTAAAACCTTTCTATTGGCTTGGCTTTGGTCTAAACCTACCTCTTTAAGCAGATCTAAAGCCAGTTTCTCATTTTTCGGCAAACCCATTATACCCATTGCGGTATAAATATTTTCAATGGCAGTCATGTAGTGGATAAGATTAAAATTTTGAAACACTATGGCCATATTATTCTGCCGATAACTTTGGGTCCCTATTTTTTGTATATCCTCACCTTTATAAGCTACCTCCCCTTTATCAGGATTCTCCAATCCTCCACCAAGGGATAATATAGTAGTTTTCCCCGCTCCCGATGGACCCAAAACCGCATAAAAAGTTCCTGGATAAAAATCCATATTAAAATCTTTTAAAACTAACACCTTTTCCCCTTTATCCTCATACCCGAAAGAAACATTATTAAACGACAGCACGCTTTCCTCTGTTATACCCTTGTTTACCAACATATCTAATCACCCCTACTTAATATTGACTTTGGACTATATCTCATCAAGTTGCTCAATGGCATCATAACCGCTAACACCATCAGTCCTAAGCTTACAATCATAATTTTTAGTTTTTCAAAAAACGAAGTCCCTACTTGCAATTCTTGTATAGGTTTAATATCATCGGAACTTGCACCTGGAGCTCTATTTGCATTACTAATTATCCGTTCCTCCAGCATCTGACCGATGGTAGCAGCGCCTTCTCCATCATCAAACTGTCTATCCATCAACCTATTACTTAGATGTTGAGAAGTAAACCCTCCTACTATAAACGCTATAAACATTGCTACAACTGCTACAACTAGCATTTCAAATAAATATTGGTAAATGATTTTTTTCTTGCTCTCCCCTAGAGAAAGAAAAACCCCTGTTTCATAATTGCGCTCCTTAACCCAAAGCATAAGAACTAAAGATAAAATACAGATACCCGCTATCACTGTTACCAAAATAACTCTTTTTGCCAGTGAAGCTACCCGTTCTGCGGGTTCAACCATATACCTGTATGCTCGTTCATTAGCATCCAACTTAAAGCTCTGCCAGTCTAAATCGTATTGCTGTGAGTCTTCAATAAAAACATCCACATTTTCTGGCTCATCGACATAATATATAATTCTATCTGTCCCTAACGACGGCAGCGTAAAGTTCATTCCTGCTGCAGCAACTTGATTTTGTCGCAGGTTAACAGCTATATCATAAGGTACATATATACGGTTACTTGAACTGATAAGAGAAAGTTGCACTCCATAATTTTCAATTCTGCTTGACAGCCTATTCTGCTCTGCTTGATAGATCCCAACTATCTCTAAATCATAACTTATTTGGTTATCAGCACTTTTAACTTCAATAGTATCGCCAACAGTTACATTGTTTTGATTAGCCAACTCTTGTTCGATAACTACAACTTGGCTATATTGGTCATCTAAAGTTAAGTGGCGACCTTGAGCCATGTTAAAATAACTATCGTCAAAGAAATTTAATAGTTCTGTATTGTCTACTCCAACTACAGCTAAGTTAGGAGGTTCTAATGGGGATGCACTAAAATCTACTTCACTTTCCAGCACCGATGATCCACCCACTATATCTATGTCCCCTCCAACACCATAAGCATACCCTATTGAATTATAGTAAAGTACATTTTCATGCTCTGCAAGCTTTGCTGCTTCTTCACCATCCACAATTTGTGGCGCAAAGTCTTTTTCTTCATCTAACACAGCATTTTCAAAGTCATAGCTCAACGTAGCATAACTTCCTAATGTTTCTCTAGCAAATACACTGGCATTTTCAGTAGCATAAATTATGTTCATGCCGACAACAATTAAACTCAAAATAATTGTCATAATAACTAACATTGTGATGTTTTTACTTTTCCTTCTTTTTACTGAAAGTAACGCTCTATTTAAAAAGCCCATCTACCCAAACCCCTTTCTTTTATCTATGTCTTCTATTTCTTAAGGCAATTAGCCTTACTAACTGTGCAACTGCAGTTGCCATAGCCGCTACATAGGTTAAGGCCGCTGCATTTAAAACTTTTTTGGCACCTACTTTTTCATTTGCCACAATTACGCCAGAGGAATCTAAAAGATTAACTGCTCTACTACTGGCATTAAATTCAACTGGCAAAGTAATTATCTGAAATAGCACTGCCATAGAAAATAGGACAATACCTATGTTCATCATGGTATAACCACCTTCTGCAAAAATCAAACCAGCGATAATAAATATCCAGGCCATAGAAGAACCGAGTCTAGCTAGAGGGAAAATTGCATTTCTCAGCTTAAGTTGCGAATAACCTTGTGCATGCTGAATAGCATGGCCTACTTCATGTGCTGCAACACTTACAGAGGCTACAGAAGATCCATTATATATATCACTAGATAACCTCACCTTTTTGCTTCGTGGATCATAGTGATCCGATAACTTTCCTCCCGTAAGTTCTACATCTACATCGTAAATCCCCTGTTCCCTAAGCAACTTTTCAGCTACCTGGTTACCAGTATACCCGTTTTGGGTTCTAACCTGTGAATATTTTGCAAATGCTGACTTTACTTTTGCTTGAGCAAAAAGTGTCAGTAAAATTGCAGGAATTAAATAAACAATAGTTGTATCAATTGGAAAAAACATATT
This genomic interval from Proteinivorax tanatarense contains the following:
- a CDS encoding MutS family DNA mismatch repair protein; amino-acid sequence: METLDNAKKVYNNRHKNYHKQYKSQQKKSSLYSNLRLLTALLALFGFISPLFIPGLYGYENYIGVFFVILFIVFIVVHGKVKEKEKYLSMLAQLNKQGIERLEGKWREFSDQGDEYIDEHHFFTYDLDVFGKNSLYQWINSTTTFLGRQKFTNILKKPPQDIELINYRQDAIQELAEAVDFRQNLQGYGLIFKDSLIDPTELINWTKEKVESSFFYSVLRFFPILTLAAAYFSYTSGMLAPFAMVAIIQTLIAISIFAKVGEKLQQLGKYKDQITANAHLIELIENHNFKSPLLIKLQKRLSRQGNASEKLKALDKVMSLLSIRFQQWYFLFNILTLWDTHCLLGLNRWKREHGAKVDVYIEVLASFDELSSFAVLNFENSDWTVPTITNRAQIMGENVGHPLIRKKERVTNDIAISDNSPILMITGSNMSGKSTYLRTVGINSLLAFCGAKVCANEFTISPMEICTSMRVQDDINSNVSSFYAELKRVRNILQHAKEGKRVLFLLDEIFKGTNSKDRHAGAKALIKELYNYKAMGLVSTHDLELADLENEIKLKNYHFTEHYINDDIKFDYKLREGVAKTFNAKYLMKKMGIDV
- a CDS encoding radical SAM protein, translated to MTIVKKVAILDGYLDEPSCLGVPPYISPHVRYTFGGYVKAGIKKEDICYLTVDQLRQNKNLEKKLQQVDMLTVISGATVPGKYLGGKPITLKEIEYYAQLPKQKSVLSGPIVNVDIKFENVDYVAWEIPGTLEYKLITGEDFTEICTPQEIVDSLAKVGVDATTLHPNYPEVICEIETFRGCPRQTHCSFCSERFKKITYQRSVEGIIDEIKEMYKKGNRYFRLGAQTDLLLFGATKHQDKLIPNPDTIRKLYSGIRQVAPNLKVLHMDNINPATVADFPQQSKQALKVIAQFNTAGDTAAFGLESADEKVLEANNIGTNVSKTFEAIKIMNEICSFREGGIPKLLPGVNFLHGLLGESPKTLKKNYEFLQKIYDENLMLRRINVRQVNNLNSYNNSRINQYKFKEYKEKINEEINKPMLQRVFPVGTLLQEIIIEKVQGSLAFGRQLGSYPILIGVFGKFGVGEKVDVKVVNYGPRSLTGVIAGLNINEASVEQLQSLPGIGKNRATKIFISEKITCKADLAEILPDYDVNQLEGLITY
- a CDS encoding CDIF630_02480 family spore surface protein; translated protein: MRQNKGNRLRRPVENQQSAPLNNRGKIKTHSKVHLPTELEVKNAKEWVDSNEK